A section of the Agarivorans litoreus genome encodes:
- a CDS encoding sirohydrochlorin chelatase gives MKVLLVVAHGSRRPQSNQEVVELAEQLAAKLSHYSQVHAAFLELVEPTIPQQIERCYQAGARQITLYPHFLAAGTHVVNDLPRIIEQATNQHPDLTIELLPHLGGFNGLAEFISQAL, from the coding sequence ATGAAAGTCTTATTGGTCGTGGCACACGGAAGCCGCCGTCCTCAATCAAACCAAGAAGTGGTTGAGCTTGCTGAACAACTAGCTGCAAAACTAAGTCATTACTCACAAGTACATGCAGCATTTTTGGAATTAGTGGAGCCTACTATTCCGCAACAAATAGAACGGTGTTATCAAGCAGGTGCTAGGCAAATCACCTTGTACCCACATTTTTTAGCCGCGGGTACACATGTGGTAAACGATTTACCACGTATTATCGAACAAGCTACTAACCAACATCCAGATTTAACTATCGAGCTATTGCCGCATTTAGGCGGTTTTAATGGTTTAGCTGAGTTTATCAGTCAAGCGCTTTAG
- the hupA gene encoding nucleoid-associated protein HU-alpha, with product MNKTELIDAIAEKADLSKAQAKLALETTLGAVTDALKEGDQVQLIGFGTFKVNHRAARTGRNPQTGAEIQIAAANVPAFVAGKALKDAVK from the coding sequence ATGAACAAAACTGAACTAATTGATGCTATTGCTGAAAAAGCTGATTTATCAAAAGCTCAAGCTAAACTAGCATTAGAAACAACTTTAGGTGCAGTAACTGATGCGCTTAAAGAAGGCGACCAAGTTCAGCTAATCGGCTTTGGTACATTCAAAGTTAATCATCGTGCAGCGCGCACCGGTCGCAATCCTCAGACTGGCGCTGAGATTCAAATTGCCGCAGCCAATGTCCCTGCATTTGTAGCGGGTAAAGCTTTAAAAGACGCTGTTAAATAG
- a CDS encoding YjaG family protein yields the protein MLTPCDIDRLAELSSKQQSLYCLALCQRMAPNYLLFCQAVELEQGGDFNKLLSLFWESALHPKTKINFSAQRERFDVLIPEPQRYDMYGVYPALDCCVVVECLFNALLEPTGREAEQASQTSLASVLSLLELQFGEQTEQDILAQELVIQELAFQGELLDLIEQIELGKASMQALKTLAVNQGVSNLGICLEDNG from the coding sequence ATGCTTACCCCTTGTGATATCGACCGTTTAGCCGAGTTAAGCAGTAAGCAACAATCGCTATATTGTTTAGCTTTATGCCAACGTATGGCGCCAAACTATTTATTGTTTTGCCAAGCTGTAGAGCTGGAACAGGGTGGCGACTTTAACAAGTTACTTAGCCTATTTTGGGAAAGTGCGCTACATCCAAAGACTAAAATCAATTTCTCTGCTCAGCGAGAGCGTTTTGATGTGTTGATTCCTGAACCACAACGTTACGACATGTATGGCGTTTATCCTGCTCTAGATTGTTGTGTGGTGGTGGAGTGTTTATTTAATGCCTTGCTTGAACCAACTGGTCGAGAAGCAGAACAAGCTAGTCAAACCTCATTAGCCAGTGTTTTAAGCTTACTTGAGCTGCAGTTTGGAGAACAAACAGAACAAGACATTTTAGCGCAAGAATTAGTGATACAAGAGTTGGCTTTTCAGGGTGAATTACTTGACCTTATTGAGCAAATTGAACTAGGTAAAGCGTCTATGCAAGCCTTGAAAACGCTGGCTGTAAACCAAGGTGTGAGTAATTTGGGGATCTGTTTAGAGGACAATGGCTAG
- a CDS encoding D-2-hydroxyacid dehydrogenase, which produces MQITIVTAQAQQYVNALSPRFPQCQWFFAEDASLLSQAALTSEILLATPNEAAKIIKQMPNLQWLHSSFAGVDALLKRHLPQHYKLTNSRGVFGPLMSEYVFSFLLAHTQQHNIYQHQQQQALWQALPSISLQGLTFCCVGSGNISQHLATTANHFGMRTVALSHSGAAKAAFTQVANFEQHKQICATAKVVVAVLPNTPQTLGLLNEKFFASLDDEVVFFNVGRGDTVDQAALLAFLQAKPKATAILDVTSPEPLPKTHPLWSQDNCIITPHVAAPSRVSDIIELFASKLKDHLAGKELTDRVDFSKGY; this is translated from the coding sequence ATGCAAATTACGATTGTTACAGCTCAAGCGCAGCAGTATGTAAACGCTTTAAGCCCACGCTTTCCTCAATGCCAATGGTTTTTTGCTGAAGATGCAAGCTTGTTAAGTCAAGCGGCTTTAACGAGTGAAATTCTATTGGCGACTCCCAACGAAGCGGCCAAAATCATTAAGCAAATGCCCAACTTGCAATGGTTACATTCTAGTTTTGCAGGTGTAGACGCGTTGTTAAAAAGACACTTGCCTCAACACTACAAGCTTACCAACAGCCGCGGCGTATTTGGCCCGTTAATGAGCGAATATGTATTCTCTTTCCTATTGGCTCACACTCAGCAGCATAACATTTATCAACATCAGCAACAGCAAGCACTATGGCAAGCTCTACCAAGTATTAGCTTACAGGGCCTTACATTTTGTTGTGTAGGAAGTGGCAACATTAGCCAACACTTGGCAACTACAGCTAATCATTTTGGCATGCGCACAGTTGCGCTAAGTCATAGCGGCGCAGCCAAAGCAGCGTTTACCCAAGTTGCCAATTTTGAACAACATAAGCAAATATGTGCCACAGCTAAAGTAGTGGTTGCAGTGTTACCCAATACCCCGCAAACCCTTGGTTTATTGAACGAAAAGTTTTTTGCCAGCTTGGATGATGAGGTGGTGTTTTTTAATGTAGGTCGCGGAGACACAGTAGATCAAGCTGCACTGTTGGCTTTTTTGCAGGCCAAACCCAAAGCCACTGCTATTTTAGATGTTACCAGCCCAGAGCCACTGCCTAAGACCCATCCTTTATGGTCTCAAGACAACTGTATCATTACGCCCCATGTAGCTGCCCCCAGCCGAGTGAGCGATATCATTGAGTTATTTGCAAGTAAATTGAAGGACCATTTAGCAGGAAAAGAGCTAACAGATAGAGTAGACTTTTCAAAGGGTTATTAG
- a CDS encoding TIGR02922 family protein gives MKVTMLYYDEDNPLLLQQQVLSGLNQSSKGRVIIPNEDKVGKIIIAILDGEVKVLNSLGDRAFAAFDLEKHIAFEDD, from the coding sequence ATGAAAGTAACCATGCTTTATTACGATGAGGATAACCCGCTGTTGTTACAGCAACAGGTATTGTCGGGGCTAAATCAAAGCAGTAAAGGCCGGGTAATTATTCCTAATGAAGATAAAGTGGGTAAAATTATTATCGCTATTCTTGATGGTGAAGTGAAAGTGCTTAACTCTCTGGGAGATCGTGCGTTTGCGGCTTTCGATTTGGAAAAACACATCGCTTTTGAAGACGATTAG
- a CDS encoding DUF4177 domain-containing protein — protein MTFKEYKVLAITEGALGTLFLGASGMPLQKVEATLNKEAANGWQLVFQVIENRRFWLFWSRETVIVTLGR, from the coding sequence ATGACCTTTAAAGAATACAAAGTTCTAGCAATTACCGAAGGCGCCCTTGGCACCTTGTTTTTAGGCGCGTCGGGCATGCCCTTGCAAAAAGTGGAAGCCACCTTAAACAAAGAGGCTGCTAATGGCTGGCAGTTGGTATTTCAGGTAATCGAAAATCGCCGTTTCTGGCTTTTTTGGAGCCGCGAAACGGTCATTGTTACTTTAGGTCGTTAA
- a CDS encoding TM2 domain-containing protein — MLKREQVEQQQEQLREQIALLPQNQRKRFYQLWQKQVKDPDSYAVLNYLLLAGLHHFYLGKWLRGAVNLVISILAILLVALGAGLLGLCLLVAITMVELPALFRSELIVLDYNNQQMQRLLEQVKST; from the coding sequence GTGTTGAAGCGCGAGCAAGTCGAACAACAGCAAGAGCAATTGCGTGAGCAAATTGCTCTATTGCCTCAAAATCAACGCAAGCGCTTTTATCAGCTCTGGCAAAAACAAGTGAAAGATCCCGACAGCTACGCGGTGCTCAACTATCTTTTATTGGCTGGCTTGCATCATTTTTACTTGGGGAAATGGCTACGTGGTGCGGTTAACTTAGTGATATCAATACTTGCCATACTACTGGTAGCTTTAGGTGCTGGGCTGCTTGGTTTATGCTTATTAGTGGCAATTACAATGGTTGAACTGCCTGCTCTGTTTCGCTCTGAGTTAATAGTGTTAGATTATAATAACCAACAAATGCAGCGACTATTAGAGCAGGTAAAGTCGACTTAG
- a CDS encoding PLDc N-terminal domain-containing protein — protein MSLLLAISILVCDVFAIVKIIKSSAEVGRKYLWVFLICLLPLAGFLLWLIKGPKD, from the coding sequence ATGTCGTTACTGTTAGCTATCAGCATTTTGGTGTGTGATGTATTTGCCATCGTAAAAATCATAAAAAGTAGCGCTGAAGTAGGGCGTAAGTATTTGTGGGTATTTTTGATTTGCTTGCTGCCGTTGGCAGGCTTTTTACTGTGGTTGATTAAAGGACCAAAAGACTAA
- a CDS encoding sulfite exporter TauE/SafE family protein: MFLSFLLIGAIAGLMSGLFGIGGGLVIVPVLIGSFGAMGFASDSAIHLAIGTSLASIIVTASSASYAHYCRGSIDWQVVNRLGIGLIVGSMFGAWLATQLHADHLSAYFAGFLLFMAAYMAFGRTPKAQKSLPGPLGTGLLGTLVGSISAMFGIGGGTITFPSLSWFGVPAPKAVAISAVCGLPIALVGTISYIYNGWHVAELPSWSLGYVYLPAWCGIVLTSSIFARLGSRMAYHLPARRLKQAFALLLLVMAVKLLSE; the protein is encoded by the coding sequence ATGTTTTTAAGCTTTCTGCTCATTGGTGCCATTGCTGGCTTAATGTCGGGACTGTTTGGTATTGGCGGTGGTCTGGTTATTGTACCGGTGTTAATTGGTAGCTTTGGCGCAATGGGCTTTGCCAGTGATTCAGCCATTCACCTCGCTATTGGTACCTCTTTAGCGTCGATTATTGTTACTGCAAGTAGTGCCAGCTACGCCCATTACTGTCGAGGCTCGATTGACTGGCAAGTAGTGAATCGCTTAGGCATTGGTTTAATTGTTGGCTCAATGTTTGGCGCTTGGCTTGCTACGCAATTACACGCCGATCACCTAAGTGCTTATTTTGCCGGCTTTTTGTTGTTTATGGCTGCGTACATGGCGTTTGGTCGCACTCCTAAGGCACAAAAAAGTTTACCCGGGCCACTTGGTACAGGACTGTTAGGCACACTGGTAGGAAGCATTTCAGCAATGTTTGGTATTGGTGGCGGTACAATAACCTTTCCTAGCCTTAGCTGGTTTGGTGTGCCAGCTCCAAAAGCAGTGGCAATTTCTGCGGTATGTGGTTTGCCCATTGCGCTGGTAGGCACGATATCTTATATCTACAATGGTTGGCATGTTGCCGAATTACCTAGCTGGAGCTTGGGTTATGTTTATCTGCCAGCATGGTGTGGCATAGTATTAACCAGTTCTATTTTTGCTCGTTTGGGTAGTCGTATGGCTTATCATTTGCCAGCGCGACGCTTGAAACAAGCATTTGCATTATTGTTATTAGTAATGGCAGTTAAGTTACTCTCCGAATAA
- the hemE gene encoding uroporphyrinogen decarboxylase codes for MSELKNDRYLRALLKQPVDVTPVWMMRQAGRYLPEYREVRAGAGDFMSVCRDADLACEVTLQPLRRFDLDAAILFSDILTIPDAMGLGLYFSTGEGPKFERPVTSKAQVEALGVPDPEQELGYVMNAVRTIKRELKGEVPLIGFSGSPWTLATYMVEGGTTKSFAGIKKMAFSEPKTLHMLLDKLADSVILYLNAQIAAGAQSVMVFDTWGGVLSPRDYNEFSLQYMHKIVSGLTRNVNGQAVPVTLFTKNGGQWLEQIAATGCDAVGLDWTINIADAKKRVGDKVALQGNMDPSMLYAPVERIREEVQTILAGFGEGSGHVFNLGHGIHPDVNPEHAGAFIDAVHEFSAKYHK; via the coding sequence ATGTCGGAACTCAAAAATGATCGCTATTTGCGCGCACTGTTAAAGCAGCCAGTTGATGTGACACCAGTTTGGATGATGCGTCAAGCAGGGCGTTACTTGCCAGAGTATCGCGAGGTTCGTGCTGGCGCTGGTGATTTTATGTCGGTATGCCGTGACGCCGACTTAGCCTGTGAAGTTACCTTGCAGCCTTTACGTCGTTTTGATTTAGATGCCGCCATTTTGTTTTCAGACATACTTACTATTCCCGATGCTATGGGCTTAGGTTTGTACTTCTCGACTGGAGAAGGCCCTAAGTTTGAACGCCCTGTCACTAGCAAAGCGCAGGTAGAGGCCTTAGGTGTGCCAGATCCTGAGCAAGAGCTGGGTTACGTAATGAATGCAGTTCGCACCATTAAACGTGAGCTAAAAGGTGAAGTTCCTTTGATTGGCTTCTCTGGTAGTCCCTGGACTTTGGCAACGTATATGGTTGAAGGCGGTACAACCAAATCTTTTGCAGGTATTAAGAAAATGGCCTTTAGTGAGCCAAAGACCCTGCATATGTTGTTAGATAAACTGGCTGACTCAGTAATTCTTTATTTGAACGCCCAAATCGCTGCTGGTGCACAATCGGTGATGGTATTTGATACATGGGGCGGGGTGTTATCGCCACGTGATTACAACGAGTTCTCATTGCAATACATGCACAAAATCGTGAGTGGTTTAACCCGCAATGTAAACGGCCAAGCTGTGCCGGTGACTTTGTTTACTAAAAATGGTGGACAGTGGTTAGAGCAAATCGCCGCTACCGGTTGTGATGCAGTTGGCCTAGATTGGACCATTAATATTGCCGATGCTAAAAAGCGCGTCGGTGATAAGGTTGCGCTGCAAGGCAATATGGACCCATCCATGTTGTATGCACCGGTAGAGCGAATTCGTGAAGAAGTACAAACTATTCTGGCAGGCTTTGGTGAGGGGAGTGGCCATGTGTTTAACTTAGGCCACGGTATTCACCCAGACGTAAACCCAGAGCACGCTGGGGCATTTATTGATGCTGTGCATGAGTTTAGTGCTAAATACCACAAATAG
- the nudC gene encoding NAD(+) diphosphatase, with the protein MNKQFGWWFFTCGNQILVIPQGERIPYGDVEDLPLPDLDFTKAERFSHYQGEACLRLELAEPIDLGMGEWIELRASMALLNSQLFDLVGKAQQFALFLKTHRFCGSCGETLERVDWELAMQCQQCGFRAYPRISPSIIVLISHGNKVLLANHRRHQKQEQAIYTAIAGFVEAGETLEHTVHREVREETGLRIKNLRYWKSQPWAFPHSLMAAYFAEYDEGEIQIDRRELADAQWFDVSQLPHLPPPGTIAREMIDHWSEQVTHN; encoded by the coding sequence GTGAATAAGCAATTTGGCTGGTGGTTTTTCACCTGTGGTAACCAAATATTAGTTATTCCTCAAGGGGAGCGGATCCCCTATGGCGATGTTGAAGATTTACCATTGCCAGACTTGGATTTTACCAAGGCTGAACGTTTTTCCCATTATCAGGGAGAAGCATGCCTACGGCTTGAACTTGCCGAGCCTATTGATTTAGGCATGGGGGAGTGGATAGAGCTGCGTGCCAGCATGGCGCTGCTAAATAGCCAGCTGTTTGACTTAGTGGGAAAGGCCCAACAATTTGCCTTGTTTCTTAAAACGCATCGTTTTTGTGGCAGTTGTGGAGAGACTTTAGAGCGAGTGGACTGGGAACTGGCAATGCAATGCCAACAATGTGGTTTTCGCGCTTACCCACGTATTTCGCCGAGTATTATTGTATTAATTAGCCATGGTAATAAAGTACTGCTGGCTAATCATCGGCGTCATCAAAAACAAGAACAAGCGATTTACACAGCCATTGCTGGCTTTGTGGAAGCGGGCGAAACCCTTGAACATACTGTTCACCGTGAGGTACGCGAAGAGACAGGCTTACGGATAAAAAACCTGCGCTATTGGAAAAGCCAACCTTGGGCATTCCCGCATTCTTTAATGGCCGCTTATTTTGCTGAATACGATGAGGGCGAAATACAGATAGACCGTCGAGAATTAGCCGACGCACAGTGGTTTGATGTAAGCCAACTGCCACATTTGCCACCACCTGGCACCATTGCTCGCGAAATGATTGACCATTGGAGTGAGCAAGTTACCCACAATTAG
- the rsd gene encoding sigma D regulator gives MLSKLEQAQAKWGGASQVIDAWLDARKQLLIAYCKLAGLPPYDSDERSLPALPQITQFCQQLVDYASTGHFEIYEQIVSECANDGDTLPGEKLLPQITETTDTALAFNDKYAEVNEDLELGSFDKDLSLLGQEMEVRFAIEDELLDHLYQHSQQSAAAE, from the coding sequence ATGCTAAGCAAACTAGAACAAGCTCAAGCCAAATGGGGAGGCGCCAGTCAAGTTATTGATGCTTGGTTAGACGCTAGAAAACAGCTACTCATCGCATATTGTAAATTAGCCGGACTGCCGCCTTACGACAGTGATGAACGCTCGTTACCCGCACTGCCTCAAATTACCCAGTTTTGCCAGCAGCTGGTTGACTACGCCTCCACTGGACATTTTGAAATCTACGAGCAGATCGTCAGTGAATGTGCCAACGATGGAGATACCCTTCCAGGAGAAAAATTGCTCCCTCAAATCACCGAAACAACCGACACAGCGCTAGCTTTTAATGACAAGTACGCAGAGGTTAATGAAGATTTAGAACTGGGTAGTTTTGATAAAGATTTATCACTACTGGGTCAAGAGATGGAAGTTCGCTTTGCTATCGAAGATGAGCTACTCGATCATCTTTACCAACATAGCCAGCAAAGCGCCGCCGCAGAATAA
- the fkpA gene encoding FKBP-type peptidyl-prolyl cis-trans isomerase encodes MKKYFAVSVLAASIFAVTGCQEEKAEAPAAAQVALENVDQQQAYAIGASVSRYIATTLEQQKELGLELDNALVLKGMQDGLSGEVAMSEEDIQASLKALDEKLAGLVEAKAAEDAAAAKAESDKYLADNAAREGVTVTDSGLQFEVLTDAEGDKPSAADTVTVHYKGTLTDGSTFDSSYDRGEPATFPLNRVIPGWTEGVQLMSKGAKYKFFIPSELGYGENGAGSIPPNSILVFEVELIDIEKADAPAEETPAS; translated from the coding sequence ATGAAAAAGTATTTTGCCGTGTCGGTTTTAGCCGCCTCGATTTTTGCCGTAACTGGCTGTCAGGAAGAAAAAGCTGAAGCTCCAGCGGCAGCGCAAGTTGCTTTAGAAAATGTAGACCAGCAGCAAGCTTATGCTATTGGTGCGTCGGTTTCTCGCTACATTGCGACAACTCTAGAACAACAAAAAGAACTTGGTCTTGAATTAGACAACGCATTGGTTCTTAAAGGTATGCAAGATGGACTTAGCGGCGAAGTTGCTATGTCTGAAGAAGATATTCAAGCTTCTCTTAAAGCACTAGACGAAAAACTAGCGGGTTTAGTTGAAGCAAAAGCTGCTGAAGATGCAGCAGCTGCTAAAGCAGAAAGCGATAAGTACCTAGCCGATAATGCGGCGCGTGAAGGCGTAACGGTTACTGATTCAGGTCTTCAATTTGAAGTGCTTACTGATGCAGAAGGTGATAAGCCAAGCGCTGCAGATACCGTAACTGTTCACTACAAAGGTACCCTAACTGACGGTTCTACTTTTGATAGCTCTTACGACCGCGGCGAGCCAGCAACATTTCCACTTAACCGTGTAATTCCTGGTTGGACAGAAGGCGTTCAGCTAATGTCTAAAGGTGCGAAGTACAAATTCTTCATCCCTTCTGAGTTAGGTTACGGCGAAAACGGTGCCGGTAGCATTCCACCAAACTCAATCTTGGTATTCGAAGTTGAGCTAATCGACATCGAGAAAGCTGATGCGCCAGCTGAAGAAACGCCAGCTAGCTAA
- a CDS encoding WD40 repeat domain-containing protein — MTFIKLFVIYGIALLLSSCSDDAPPLSSWQQATDGAYAADFSSDGSLSLVSSIHHGLSLWDVKQQRQLFQWDHQNQQNNQVFLVKIAEGSQFAVSASRDDFVVWDINSGQALGYWKLSESSIRDIALSSNGQQVLIGLGDGKVIHLNLVSGRRLEFLGHSEKINAVALSANGRYALTGGNDYQALFWDTQTAQVILRFPHQGRVSSVALESDGKYAFTSDNGKLARVWALPSGEQVSKLKLTARQNIFSYVSFTNNGEWLITGSAARKLSLWHVDSGQALQDWLVTPTKKTRPKSAVVYSAAMLDNGQLASASSSGLVEIWQVKK; from the coding sequence ATGACATTTATTAAGTTGTTTGTGATTTATGGCATCGCTTTGCTGCTCAGCAGTTGTAGTGACGATGCTCCACCACTAAGTAGCTGGCAACAAGCTACCGACGGCGCTTATGCTGCCGATTTTTCGAGTGATGGTAGCTTGAGTTTGGTTTCTTCTATTCATCATGGTTTAAGCCTTTGGGATGTAAAGCAACAACGTCAGCTGTTTCAATGGGATCATCAAAACCAGCAAAATAACCAAGTATTTCTGGTTAAAATTGCCGAAGGTAGTCAGTTTGCGGTGAGCGCTAGCCGCGATGATTTTGTAGTGTGGGACATCAATAGCGGTCAAGCCCTAGGCTATTGGAAGCTCAGTGAATCAAGCATCCGTGATATCGCCTTATCGAGTAATGGCCAACAGGTACTTATTGGCCTAGGTGATGGCAAAGTGATTCACCTTAACTTGGTATCTGGCCGCCGCTTAGAGTTTTTAGGCCACAGTGAAAAAATCAACGCTGTTGCGCTGTCGGCCAACGGGCGCTATGCGCTCACCGGCGGTAACGACTACCAAGCACTCTTTTGGGATACCCAAACCGCGCAAGTTATTCTGCGTTTCCCTCATCAAGGACGCGTTTCCTCGGTGGCTTTAGAATCCGACGGAAAGTATGCCTTTACTTCAGACAACGGCAAACTTGCGCGAGTATGGGCCTTACCTAGCGGCGAGCAAGTGAGTAAGCTCAAGCTCACCGCCAGACAAAACATATTCTCCTACGTTAGCTTTACCAATAATGGCGAGTGGCTAATCACCGGCTCTGCTGCCAGAAAGCTTAGCCTTTGGCATGTTGACAGTGGCCAAGCCTTGCAAGATTGGTTAGTCACCCCCACCAAAAAAACCCGCCCCAAAAGCGCAGTTGTTTATAGTGCGGCGATGCTTGATAATGGCCAGCTAGCGAGCGCAAGCTCCAGTGGATTAGTCGAAATTTGGCAGGTTAAAAAGTAG
- a CDS encoding SlyX family protein translates to MNQQELESVIERLETKLAFQEDTIEQLNLALQSQQSQLEILEHQFKLIRAKLFEGDGSAAVAPQEQETPPPHY, encoded by the coding sequence ATGAATCAGCAAGAATTAGAAAGTGTTATCGAGCGCTTAGAAACAAAACTGGCCTTTCAAGAGGACACAATCGAGCAACTAAACCTTGCCTTGCAAAGCCAACAAAGCCAATTAGAGATCTTAGAGCACCAATTTAAGCTAATTCGCGCCAAACTGTTTGAAGGAGATGGCAGCGCAGCAGTTGCTCCGCAAGAGCAAGAAACGCCTCCTCCTCACTACTAA
- a CDS encoding GNAT family N-acetyltransferase: protein MSHSFRLAQQADLPSIVEIYNSTIASRKVTADTEPQTVASRQAWFEQHQNPKRPLYVLEQAGEVIAWLSFSDFYGRPAYQHSAEISLYLAESRRGKGLGGKLLIEAESLAQALGIEILLAFIFSHNTPSLALFEKLEYQRWGQLPNVARMDGQDFSLTILGKPLT, encoded by the coding sequence ATGTCTCACTCATTTCGTTTAGCCCAACAGGCCGATCTGCCCAGCATCGTTGAGATCTATAACTCAACAATTGCCTCACGCAAAGTTACGGCAGACACCGAACCACAAACTGTCGCGTCGCGCCAGGCTTGGTTTGAACAGCACCAAAATCCCAAGCGCCCCTTATATGTGCTAGAACAAGCGGGAGAGGTGATTGCTTGGTTAAGTTTTAGTGATTTTTATGGTCGGCCAGCCTACCAACATAGCGCTGAGATAAGTTTATATCTAGCAGAAAGCCGGCGTGGTAAAGGTTTAGGTGGCAAGTTGTTAATTGAGGCCGAAAGCTTAGCCCAAGCGCTAGGAATAGAAATCCTACTTGCCTTCATATTTAGTCACAATACCCCTAGCCTAGCCCTATTCGAAAAGCTTGAATATCAACGTTGGGGTCAACTGCCTAATGTAGCCCGAATGGATGGTCAAGACTTCAGCTTAACGATACTGGGTAAACCTCTCACTTAA
- a CDS encoding YheV family putative zinc ribbon protein: MARHRFIAGAVCPECSEQDSIRLIVEQIDGEEREHIECVSCDYHAERPKQAAEKAEQDIIGLFKP, translated from the coding sequence ATGGCAAGACATCGTTTTATTGCTGGTGCAGTATGCCCAGAATGTAGTGAACAAGATTCTATTCGTTTAATCGTTGAGCAAATCGACGGTGAAGAGCGCGAGCACATTGAATGTGTAAGTTGTGACTACCACGCCGAACGCCCCAAGCAAGCTGCAGAAAAAGCAGAGCAAGATATCATTGGTTTGTTTAAGCCTTAA